CGCTCGTCCTGCTCTACCTGCTCGCCGTGCCGCTGCTGCGCCTGCGGCGCCCGCGCGGCGGCGGGACCGCCCGGACGCTCGCCGCCTGGGCGCGGCTGCTGGCGGCGATGCGCCTCGCCCGCGCGCCCGCCCCGCCCGCCGCGACCGTCGGCGAGGTGACGGCCCGGCTCGCGAGGGCGCTTCCCGCCCACGACCCGGCGCGCATCCGGCGGCTGGCCGCGACGGTGAACGCGGCCGGCTACGGCGGCGCCGTCACCCCGGCCGACGCATCCGCCGCCGTGGCGGAGGCGCGGGCGCTGGCCGGCGCGCTGCGGCGCACCCGCCCCTGGCCGCACCGGCTCCTGTGGTGGTGGGATCCGCGACCGCTGCGCTGGGCGCGCGACCGGCGCCGGGTCAACCGCCCTTCTCGACCCGGGACGTGCAGACGGGTTCGGCGTGGGCGACCCGGTCGACGTCCACGACCGCGACCACGCTCAGGCAGTAGTCCACGCCCGGGTTCAGTGCCGTGACCACCACCTTCTCGGTGCCGGGCGGCACGGTGGCCAGGGTGGACGCCGGTCGCCCGTGCGGCCCGCCGACCACGTAGTGCGCCGCCGTCCCCCCGCTGCGGTCCTCCCATGTGACCTCGATCGAGACCCGGCCGTCGACGATCCGGACCCGTCCGGGCACGTACTCGGCGACCTCCCGCACGGCGGTCGGCGTCGACGTGGGCACCGGGGACGCCGCCGGCGGCGGCGAGACCGCACCGGCGGACCCGGCCCCGGACAGCAGTCCCGTCACGCCGAGTCCCGCGCCCGCGAGGACGAACGCCGCCACCACCGCGGGCACGGCCCCGCGCAGGCGCGGCGACCGCACGGCTCCGGCGGGATCGGCTAGTTCCGCGGGTTCGGCGGGTTCGGCGGGTTCGGCGGGATGGGCGGTCGTGCCGGGCTTCGCCGGTTCCGGCGTGTCGAACGCCCACCCCGGCAGCCGTTCCCAGCCGGGCGCGGGCGCGGCCCGCCCCTCCTCCAGGGCCCGCACGAACGCGAGCGCCGTGGGGTACCGGTCGTCCGGGTCGCGCGCCATGGCGGTGGCCAGGACGTCCGACACCCGGTCCGGCACGTCGTCGCGGGGCGGTCCCGGGGGCTCGCGCTCGGGCCGCCGGTCCTCGCCGGGGAACGGGGCGGCCCCGGCGAGCAGGCTCCACAGCGTCGCGCCGAGGCCGTGCACGTCCGACGCGGGCGTCTGCGCGCGCCGCCGCAGGACCTCGGGCGAGGCGTGGCCGAGATCGACGCGTTCCAGGTCCACCGGCTCCAGCAGGCCGGGCGCGGAATGCGCCGCGAGTCCCCGCAGGGTCGCCGCGCCCGACAGCAACGGCCCCTCGTCGCCGAGCAGGAGATGCCCGGGATGGACGTCGCCGTGCACCAGCCCCTCGTCGTGCAGGGCCTGCACCGCCCGCCCCGCCGCGATCGTGATCGCGACCGCGTCCCGTACCGGGAGCGGCCCCGCGGGCCGGTGCTCGTCCCCCGGGCGGTACCCCAGCGCCGCGTACCGGCGGCCGCTCGTGGTGCGGCCCGTGTCCAGGACGGTGACGAGGTGCTCGTGCCGGGTCGCGCGCCGCAGCGCAGCCAGTTCGTCCGGGGGCGTCTCCGGGCCGCCGCGCTGCACGCGGAGCGCGACCACCTCGCCCGACCCCGCGGCCACGGCCCGGTAGGTGACCGCGCCGGTGCCGCGATGGACGATCGACAGGCCGCGGTAACCGCGCACCAGGCTCGGAACATCCATGGACGCGGCGCTCCCCGTCACGCGGAATTCGGCTGAGCCATCAGTGTGCCGATCTTTCCGGCGCCGGGGGCGAGCGGCCGATGATCTTTCGTCGTCGCGCCATGCCCCGTCCACCCGCCGTTAACCGATCGCCACGCGGTTCTCACCCGGCGGAGCCGCGGCCCGTCCCGTCCGGCCACCGGGCGGCCATGGGAACGAGGCCCAGCTCGGCGATCGCGGCCGCGCCGCGCTCGGCGTGCTCGCCGCCCGCGAGGACCCGGGTCCGCGCCGACTGGTAGCCGCAGCCGGCGGCGTCGAACGCGGCCGCCGTCGCGAGCAGCCGCTCCCCGTCCCCGTCCAGCAGCGCCGCCGCCCGCTCGACGATCGCGCCCGCGAGCGGGTCGCCGGACGTGCGGGTCCGGGCGGCGGCCAGCCGGTCGCGGGCGTCCGAGGCACCGGCGAGCACGGTGGCCTCCGCGCGCAGCGCCACGTACCAGTGGTCCCAGATCCAGGTGATCCACCGCCGCACCTCCTCGGGCTCGGGGGCCAGCCGCTCCAGCGCCTCCGCCGCCCGCCCGTGGTGGAGCAGGAGCATCGCGTCGAACACCGCGCCGTAGCCGTGGACGCGGTGCGGCGACGTCCCGAACGCGTCCAGGACCTCCCCCCACTCGCGCCGGGCGTCGTGGTCGCCGCGCAGGTCGTGGACCATCGCGACCGCGGCCACCGCCGGATCGAGGTCCGGCTGCGCGGCGCCGCCGCCGCGCCGCCACCCGTCCAGGAACCGGACGCCGCCCGCGAGCACCCCGGCGGCGTCGCCCGCCAGCGCGTCGGCGACCAGCAGCCAGCAGGTGGCGCGGTGCCCCACCTCGGCCATCGAGGGATGGTCGGCGAGCCGCCGCGCCCACCGGCGGGCGTCCGGCAGGTCGCCCACGGCGAGGCAGGTCTGGGCGACCTCGCCGAGCGCCTGGACGAGCTCGTGCACGGCGGCCGGCGTGTCCGGCGCGGACGCCAGCAGCGTGCTCCGCCGCCGGGCCGTGGCGGCGGTCGCGAACGTGTCGCCGACCCAGCTCTGGACGGCGGTGAGCGCGTCGAGCGCGGCCGACTCGGCGAGCGGGTCGCCGGTGCCGCGGGCGAGTTCGACCGCTCGTTCGGCGCCCGCGACCGCCTCCCGCACCGCGTCGTCGTCCGGGGTCCGGGCGGCGGCGAGCGCGTCGGTGCGCCGCGCGGCGTCGGCCAGCGCCACCGCCGCCCGCGCGGCCGGGTCCGCCTCGGCGGCCCCCCGCGCCTCGTCGACCAGCGCGGTCGTCTCGTCCGGGGGCGGCACCTCGACGAACGTGCCCGCGAACCGGTACGCGACGGTGGCGGCGGTCGCCAGGTCGGCGGCGGCGCGCCCGGCGTCCCCGGCCCGGCGGGCGGCGTCCGCGGCGGCCCGGTGCAGGCGGTACATGTCGTCGCCGAGCGTCCGGCAGCCCGCGACGGCGGCGGCGTGCCGGAGCATCGGCGCGGCGGCGGCCGGGTCGGCGGCGAGCGCG
The nucleotide sequence above comes from Actinomadura algeriensis. Encoded proteins:
- a CDS encoding serine/threonine protein kinase, which codes for MDVPSLVRGYRGLSIVHRGTGAVTYRAVAAGSGEVVALRVQRGGPETPPDELAALRRATRHEHLVTVLDTGRTTSGRRYAALGYRPGDEHRPAGPLPVRDAVAITIAAGRAVQALHDEGLVHGDVHPGHLLLGDEGPLLSGAATLRGLAAHSAPGLLEPVDLERVDLGHASPEVLRRRAQTPASDVHGLGATLWSLLAGAAPFPGEDRRPEREPPGPPRDDVPDRVSDVLATAMARDPDDRYPTALAFVRALEEGRAAPAPGWERLPGWAFDTPEPAKPGTTAHPAEPAEPAEPAELADPAGAVRSPRLRGAVPAVVAAFVLAGAGLGVTGLLSGAGSAGAVSPPPAASPVPTSTPTAVREVAEYVPGRVRIVDGRVSIEVTWEDRSGGTAAHYVVGGPHGRPASTLATVPPGTEKVVVTALNPGVDYCLSVVAVVDVDRVAHAEPVCTSRVEKGG